From one Synechocystis sp. PCC 6803 substr. PCC-P genomic stretch:
- a CDS encoding M3 family metallopeptidase has translation MTHTAVANPLLQGRDLPAFDKIQPTDVEPAVTTLVQELEAQLTELEKSVQPTWEGLVEPLTALEEKLSWTWGTVSHLMGVKNSPELRHGFEQVQPLVVGFISRLGQSRPLYEAFVALRDSAEWGNLEPAQQRIVESNIREAELGGVGLTGEKRDRFNAIQLELAELATKFSNNVLDASQAFELKLTTKEEIAGLPPSLLALAAQTAQQKGEDNATPEEGPWLITLDYPSYLPFMKYSQREDLREKVYRAFIRRAADGQWDNHPLIERILALRLEKAQLLGFETYAELSLSRKMAPNVAAVEKLLEELRVPSYKAAEQEFADLQKFAGVEELHHWDTAYWSERQREQEFDFDAEALRPYFPLPQVLEGLFALAKRLFGVTIQASEEEVPVWHPDVQFFRVLDESGTAIASFYLDAYSRPAEKRGGAWMADCLNRGQELINGQKSLRLPVAYLICNQTPPVGDQPSLMTFYEVTTLFHEFGHGLQHLLTTVNYSGAAGINNVEWDAVELPSQFMENWCYDPTTLFSLAKHYQTGETLPQAEYEKILATRNFMTGSAMLRQINFSLLDLELHHRYRPDGPETIEQIGDRLAKITTILPPLPENAFLCSFGHIFAGGYAAGYYSYKWAEVLSADAFAAFEEVGLDNEAAVQTTGKRFRETVLALGGSLAPAVVFEKFRGRQPQTAPLLRHNGLLPSAT, from the coding sequence ATGACCCACACCGCCGTTGCCAATCCGCTCCTTCAAGGCCGGGACTTGCCTGCCTTTGACAAAATTCAACCCACCGATGTGGAGCCCGCAGTGACTACCCTGGTGCAGGAATTAGAAGCCCAATTAACTGAGTTAGAAAAATCTGTGCAGCCCACCTGGGAAGGATTGGTGGAACCTCTGACGGCCCTGGAAGAAAAACTGAGTTGGACCTGGGGCACCGTTTCCCATTTGATGGGGGTGAAAAATAGCCCCGAATTGCGCCATGGCTTTGAACAAGTGCAACCGTTAGTGGTAGGTTTCATTAGTCGGTTGGGGCAGAGTCGTCCCCTTTATGAAGCCTTTGTGGCCCTGCGGGATAGCGCTGAATGGGGAAATCTAGAACCAGCCCAGCAACGGATTGTGGAAAGTAATATCCGGGAAGCGGAACTAGGGGGCGTAGGTTTAACGGGGGAAAAACGGGACAGGTTTAACGCCATTCAATTGGAATTAGCGGAACTGGCCACCAAATTTTCCAATAACGTGTTGGATGCCAGCCAAGCGTTTGAGTTGAAACTGACCACCAAGGAAGAAATTGCCGGCTTGCCACCGAGTTTATTGGCTTTAGCCGCCCAAACTGCCCAACAGAAAGGGGAAGACAATGCTACTCCCGAGGAGGGCCCCTGGCTAATTACCTTGGACTATCCTAGCTATCTTCCTTTTATGAAATATAGCCAACGGGAGGATCTGCGGGAAAAGGTTTACCGGGCGTTTATTCGTCGGGCAGCGGATGGGCAGTGGGATAACCATCCCTTAATTGAGAGAATTTTGGCGCTACGGTTGGAAAAAGCCCAGTTGCTAGGTTTTGAAACCTATGCAGAGTTAAGTTTGTCCCGCAAAATGGCCCCCAATGTGGCCGCAGTGGAAAAACTGTTGGAGGAGTTACGGGTTCCCAGTTATAAGGCGGCGGAGCAGGAATTTGCCGATCTACAGAAATTTGCTGGGGTGGAAGAGCTACACCATTGGGATACGGCCTATTGGTCAGAACGGCAACGGGAACAGGAATTTGATTTTGATGCGGAGGCTCTGCGGCCCTATTTCCCCCTACCCCAGGTACTGGAAGGATTATTTGCCTTGGCTAAGCGACTATTTGGGGTCACCATTCAAGCCAGTGAAGAAGAGGTTCCTGTTTGGCACCCGGATGTGCAATTTTTCCGAGTGTTGGATGAATCGGGCACGGCGATCGCCAGTTTTTATTTAGATGCCTACAGTCGGCCGGCGGAAAAACGGGGCGGTGCCTGGATGGCGGATTGCTTAAACCGGGGTCAGGAATTAATCAATGGGCAAAAATCCCTACGTTTGCCAGTAGCTTATCTAATTTGTAACCAAACGCCGCCGGTGGGGGATCAGCCCAGCCTGATGACTTTTTACGAAGTGACTACCCTGTTCCATGAATTTGGCCATGGGTTGCAGCATTTACTAACCACCGTTAATTACAGCGGTGCGGCGGGCATCAATAATGTGGAATGGGATGCGGTGGAACTGCCCAGTCAGTTTATGGAAAATTGGTGCTATGACCCCACCACCCTGTTTAGTTTGGCCAAGCATTACCAAACCGGGGAGACTTTGCCCCAGGCGGAATACGAAAAAATCCTCGCCACCCGCAACTTTATGACCGGCTCTGCCATGCTCCGGCAGATTAACTTCAGCCTGCTGGATTTAGAACTACACCACCGTTACCGTCCCGACGGCCCGGAAACCATTGAGCAAATTGGCGATCGCCTGGCGAAAATCACCACCATTTTGCCTCCCCTGCCGGAAAATGCTTTCCTCTGCTCCTTTGGCCACATCTTTGCCGGGGGCTATGCCGCCGGTTACTACAGCTATAAATGGGCGGAAGTACTCAGTGCCGATGCCTTTGCCGCCTTTGAGGAGGTGGGCTTAGACAATGAAGCTGCGGTGCAAACTACGGGTAAACGTTTTCGAGAAACGGTGTTGGCCTTGGGGGGAAGCTTAGCGCCCGCAGTGGTCTTTGAAAAATTCCGGGGGCGACAACCGCAAACTGCTCCGCTGTTGCGTCATAACGGTTTGTTACCCAGTGCAACCTGA
- a CDS encoding toll/interleukin-1 receptor domain-containing protein, translating into MTRNVQFEIALSFAGEDREYVDRVANLLREAGVTVFYDIFEEANLWGKNLYDYLSEIYQDKALFTIMFISEHYSRKMWTNHERQAMQARAFQEHQEYILPARFDETPIPSVLPTVGYISLRSKTPEEFVETIKQKLIATGRTVPSASLRRDFFTFETILRREPIHATVTVIDSSEKPVASAIVVAIADNNTTKQAQTDHSGIAKLDIPTRRKYQLLVAHPQYPGSIVSTWDPGYDIRIVVTTVENTGSVICHSTCHIPGLEGRLNPILDTGFRKYLYADNIAIDGGKQQPAHFEIDSPIELEDSNGLVMLVRVLHIQGRTSLIQYVRPCNA; encoded by the coding sequence ATGACCAGAAATGTCCAGTTTGAAATCGCACTCTCCTTCGCAGGCGAAGATAGAGAATACGTTGATCGCGTCGCCAATCTTTTGCGTGAGGCTGGTGTAACTGTTTTCTATGACATTTTTGAAGAAGCCAATCTCTGGGGCAAAAACCTCTACGACTATCTTTCTGAGATTTATCAGGATAAGGCATTATTTACAATAATGTTCATTTCGGAACACTATTCAAGAAAGATGTGGACAAACCACGAACGGCAGGCAATGCAAGCTCGGGCCTTCCAAGAGCACCAGGAGTACATTCTTCCTGCACGCTTTGATGAAACCCCTATTCCGAGCGTCCTCCCAACAGTTGGCTATATTTCACTTCGAAGCAAGACACCCGAGGAATTCGTCGAAACAATCAAGCAAAAACTTATCGCTACTGGAAGAACAGTGCCATCCGCTTCGCTCAGGCGGGACTTCTTCACATTTGAAACCATTCTACGGCGTGAGCCAATCCATGCCACAGTCACCGTTATTGACTCCTCAGAGAAGCCGGTCGCATCCGCAATCGTTGTAGCAATCGCAGACAACAACACAACTAAGCAAGCTCAAACAGATCACTCAGGCATTGCCAAACTTGACATACCAACACGTCGGAAATACCAGTTGTTAGTCGCACATCCACAGTATCCCGGATCCATAGTTTCAACTTGGGATCCAGGATATGATATTCGAATAGTTGTGACTACAGTAGAGAATACAGGCTCAGTAATCTGCCATAGTACCTGCCACATTCCGGGTTTAGAGGGCCGCCTTAATCCAATACTCGATACCGGCTTTCGTAAGTATCTGTACGCCGACAACATCGCTATCGACGGCGGCAAACAACAACCGGCACACTTCGAGATAGACTCCCCAATTGAATTAGAAGACTCGAACGGCCTAGTTATGCTAGTGCGGGTACTTCACATACAGGGCAGAACATCGCTCATCCAATATGTACGACCCTGCAACGCCTAA
- a CDS encoding aspartate kinase: protein MALIVQKFGGTSVGTVERIQAVAQRIKRTVQGGNSLVVVVSAMGKSTDVLVDLAQQISPNPCRREMDMLLSTGEQVSIALLSLALQEIDQPAISLTGAQVGIVTEAEHSRARILEIRPDRLEHHLREGKVVVVAGFQGISSVEHLEITTLGRGGSDTSAVALAAALKADFCEIYTDVPGILTTDPRLVPEAQLMAEITCDEMLELASLGAKVLHPRAVEIARNYGIPLVVRSSWSDEPGTKVVAPPVQNRSLVGLEIAKAVDGVEYDADQAKVALLRVPDRPGVASKLFRDIAQQQVDIDLIIQSIHDGNSNDIAFTVVKDLLNTAEAVTSAIAPALRSYPEADQEAEIIVEKGIAKIAIAGAGMIGRPGIAAKMFKTLADVGVNIEMISTSEVKVSCVIDQRDADRAIAALSNAFGVTLSPPKNQTDTSHLPAVRGVALDQDQAQIAIRHVPDRPGMAAQLFTALAEANISVDMIIQSQRCRINQGTPCRDIAFMVAEGDSSQAEAILQPLIKDWLDAAIVVNKAIAKVSIVGSGMIGHPGVAAHFFAALAQENINIEMIATSEIKISCVVPQDRGVDALKAAHSAFNLAGTKTVTVPA from the coding sequence ATGGCATTAATCGTTCAAAAATTTGGCGGCACTTCCGTTGGCACTGTGGAGCGTATTCAAGCGGTGGCCCAACGCATTAAACGAACTGTGCAGGGAGGCAACTCCCTGGTGGTGGTGGTGTCGGCCATGGGAAAAAGCACCGATGTGTTAGTGGATTTAGCCCAACAGATTTCCCCCAATCCCTGTCGCCGGGAGATGGATATGTTACTTTCCACCGGGGAACAGGTATCCATTGCTTTGCTGAGTTTAGCCTTGCAGGAAATAGACCAGCCCGCCATTTCCCTCACCGGAGCCCAGGTGGGCATCGTCACCGAGGCCGAACATAGCCGGGCCCGCATTCTAGAAATTCGTCCCGATCGCCTGGAGCACCATTTAAGGGAAGGGAAAGTGGTGGTAGTGGCTGGTTTCCAGGGCATCAGTAGCGTAGAACATCTAGAAATTACTACCCTGGGACGGGGCGGCTCAGACACCTCTGCCGTGGCCCTGGCGGCGGCATTGAAAGCGGATTTTTGCGAAATTTACACCGACGTACCGGGTATTCTCACCACTGATCCCCGTTTAGTGCCGGAAGCCCAACTGATGGCGGAAATCACCTGTGACGAGATGTTGGAATTAGCCAGTCTGGGGGCGAAAGTACTCCATCCCCGGGCGGTGGAAATTGCCCGCAATTATGGCATTCCCTTGGTGGTGCGTTCCAGTTGGAGTGATGAACCGGGCACAAAAGTAGTGGCTCCCCCGGTGCAAAACCGTTCCCTGGTAGGGCTTGAAATTGCCAAGGCAGTGGATGGGGTGGAATACGACGCCGATCAAGCCAAAGTCGCTCTGTTGCGAGTGCCCGATCGCCCTGGGGTGGCATCAAAATTATTTCGGGATATTGCCCAACAACAGGTGGACATTGATTTAATTATTCAATCCATCCATGACGGCAACAGTAATGACATTGCTTTCACTGTTGTCAAAGATTTACTCAATACAGCGGAAGCCGTTACCAGCGCCATTGCCCCGGCCCTACGCAGTTACCCCGAAGCGGATCAGGAAGCGGAAATTATTGTCGAAAAAGGCATCGCTAAAATTGCCATTGCCGGAGCCGGTATGATCGGTCGTCCTGGCATCGCCGCCAAAATGTTCAAAACTTTGGCCGATGTGGGGGTCAACATTGAAATGATTTCCACTTCGGAAGTGAAAGTTAGTTGTGTTATTGATCAACGGGACGCAGACCGGGCGATCGCCGCTTTATCCAATGCTTTTGGGGTAACTTTATCTCCGCCGAAAAACCAAACGGACACTTCCCATTTACCAGCGGTGCGGGGGGTAGCCCTGGACCAAGACCAGGCCCAAATTGCCATTCGCCACGTACCCGATCGCCCTGGCATGGCAGCCCAACTGTTCACCGCCCTAGCAGAAGCCAACATCAGTGTGGACATGATTATCCAATCCCAACGCTGTCGCATTAATCAAGGCACCCCCTGCCGGGACATTGCTTTTATGGTGGCGGAAGGGGATAGCAGTCAGGCTGAGGCGATTTTGCAACCCCTGATCAAAGATTGGCTCGATGCGGCCATAGTTGTGAACAAAGCCATTGCCAAAGTCAGCATTGTCGGTTCCGGCATGATTGGCCATCCGGGGGTGGCGGCCCACTTCTTTGCTGCCCTGGCCCAGGAAAATATCAACATTGAAATGATTGCCACGTCGGAAATCAAAATCAGTTGTGTGGTGCCCCAGGATCGGGGAGTGGATGCTTTGAAAGCTGCCCACAGCGCCTTTAACTTAGCTGGCACGAAAACCGTCACTGTTCCAGCTTAG
- a CDS encoding GNAT family N-acetyltransferase: protein MAKSHSSGLTVRWHHALAEIPQPQWDRLAVPLQTPFLEWHWLNNLETSGSAVRNTGWQPCHLTVWQGETLLGAAALYLKGHSYGEFVFDHQWADLAQRLGIDYYPKLLGMAPFTPAEGYRFLIDPEANESLVTQIMVEAIDHFCQTNQISGCNFLFVDRQWQKQMESLGFTSWLHHSYIWQNQNFQDFDDYLQIFNANQRRNIKRERKAVQKAGLRIQVLQGNQIPHHFFPAIYRFYSNTCDKFYWGSKYLTKKFFQSLYEDYRARVVLVLAFPEHDDQHPVGLSFCLRKGDRLYGRYWGSLADYDCLHFEACYYQPIQWAIGENIQLFDPGAGGRHKRRRGFPATANYSLHRFYHPKMQQILQIYIDEINAMEQAEIDAINQDLPFSRKEVSLALEQ from the coding sequence ATGGCCAAGTCCCATTCTTCTGGTTTGACAGTGCGTTGGCACCATGCGTTGGCGGAAATTCCCCAACCCCAGTGGGACCGTTTAGCCGTCCCCCTACAAACCCCCTTTCTCGAATGGCATTGGCTCAATAACTTAGAAACTTCCGGCAGTGCTGTCCGTAATACTGGCTGGCAGCCTTGTCATCTGACTGTATGGCAGGGGGAAACTCTACTAGGAGCAGCGGCTTTATATCTTAAAGGCCATAGTTACGGAGAATTTGTTTTTGATCATCAATGGGCCGATTTGGCGCAACGACTGGGCATTGACTATTATCCAAAGTTGTTGGGTATGGCTCCCTTTACCCCCGCCGAAGGCTATCGTTTTTTAATTGACCCTGAAGCTAATGAATCTTTGGTCACCCAGATTATGGTGGAAGCCATCGACCATTTTTGCCAAACCAATCAAATTTCCGGCTGTAATTTTTTGTTTGTCGATCGCCAATGGCAAAAGCAAATGGAAAGTTTAGGTTTTACTAGTTGGTTGCACCATAGTTATATCTGGCAAAATCAAAATTTTCAAGATTTTGACGATTATTTGCAAATTTTTAATGCCAATCAACGGCGTAATATTAAACGAGAACGAAAAGCGGTGCAAAAGGCTGGCTTACGCATTCAAGTTTTACAAGGAAATCAAATTCCCCATCATTTTTTTCCTGCAATTTATCGTTTTTATAGTAATACCTGTGACAAATTCTATTGGGGTAGTAAATACCTCACTAAAAAGTTCTTTCAGTCTTTGTACGAAGATTACCGGGCTAGGGTAGTTTTGGTGCTAGCCTTTCCAGAGCATGATGATCAACATCCCGTTGGTTTATCTTTCTGTTTACGCAAAGGCGATCGCCTCTATGGTCGCTACTGGGGAAGCCTAGCAGATTATGATTGTCTGCACTTTGAAGCTTGTTATTACCAACCCATTCAATGGGCCATTGGGGAAAACATTCAACTATTTGATCCAGGGGCAGGGGGACGCCACAAACGCCGTCGAGGTTTTCCCGCCACAGCTAACTACAGTTTGCATCGTTTCTATCACCCCAAAATGCAACAAATTTTGCAAATCTACATCGATGAAATTAATGCCATGGAGCAGGCAGAAATTGATGCCATTAACCAGGATTTGCCCTTTAGTAGAAAGGAGGTTAGTTTGGCATTAGAACAATAA
- a CDS encoding DUF427 domain-containing protein: MPQPITPQPGQESVWDYPRPPRVEASSQRVVVVCEGITIADSCLTQRVLETSHPPVYYFPRQDVRTEYLDISTRHSYCEWKGEAGYYHFSLGDRRRDNVAWFYPTPNPSFSAIKDYIAFYPSKMDACYVHDELVTAQPGDFYGGWITTKIVGPFKGGIGTWGWRLASRCRGWLQRRAIFR; the protein is encoded by the coding sequence ATGCCCCAACCCATTACCCCCCAACCAGGGCAGGAGTCGGTGTGGGACTATCCCCGTCCCCCCAGAGTTGAAGCTTCTAGCCAAAGGGTCGTGGTCGTTTGTGAGGGGATCACCATTGCCGACAGTTGCTTGACCCAACGGGTGTTAGAGACAAGCCATCCACCGGTTTACTACTTTCCTCGCCAGGATGTCCGGACTGAGTATCTGGATATATCTACTAGACATTCCTATTGTGAATGGAAAGGGGAGGCTGGTTATTATCATTTCAGTTTAGGCGATCGCCGGCGAGATAACGTGGCCTGGTTTTACCCCACTCCCAATCCCAGTTTTAGTGCTATCAAAGATTACATAGCCTTTTACCCCAGTAAAATGGATGCTTGCTATGTGCATGACGAATTGGTCACTGCCCAGCCAGGGGATTTTTATGGGGGTTGGATTACAACCAAAATTGTTGGCCCTTTTAAAGGAGGCATTGGCACTTGGGGTTGGCGATTAGCCAGTCGATGCAGGGGCTGGTTGCAGCGGAGAGCAATATTTCGTTAG